A section of the Sphingomonas ginsenosidivorax genome encodes:
- a CDS encoding aldehyde dehydrogenase family protein, translated as MREYLQFYIDGAWVDPVAAKTADVINPATEAVAGRISLGSVADVDTAVAAARKAFGSWSQSTREERLDLLGAIQAEYARRQTELGDAIIEEMGAPASLAHGFHVGLGAGHLQTAIEVLRDFRFDEQRGATMIAREPIGVCALITPWNWPMNQTCVKIFPALATGCTMILKPPQLAPFSAQILTEILHTAGVPAGVFNMIQGSGSVIGTALSKHDDIDMVSFTGSEPVGVQIQQDAAPTVKRVALELGGKSPFIVLDDDALAANVGAATAGMMGNSGQTCSAGSRLLVPASRLDEAIAAARDAADGVTVGDPKGNVAMGPVVSRAQFDSIQGYIQQGLDEGATLVAGGLGRPDGIDQGWFVRPTVFVGTNAMSIAREEIFGPVLVIIGYDDVDHAVGIANDTTFGLAGYVNGTDLEQCRAVARRLRTGWISINGGFDFHAPFGGYKHSGNGREWGDFGFHEYLEIKSLLGYAPA; from the coding sequence ATGCGCGAGTACCTGCAATTCTACATCGATGGCGCATGGGTCGATCCTGTGGCGGCGAAGACCGCCGACGTCATCAACCCCGCGACCGAGGCCGTCGCAGGACGGATTTCGCTGGGTTCGGTGGCCGATGTCGACACCGCGGTCGCCGCGGCGCGCAAGGCGTTCGGCAGCTGGTCGCAGAGCACGCGGGAGGAGCGGCTCGACCTGCTCGGCGCGATCCAGGCCGAATATGCCAGGCGCCAGACCGAGCTCGGCGACGCGATCATCGAGGAGATGGGCGCACCCGCATCGCTCGCGCACGGCTTCCATGTCGGGTTGGGGGCGGGGCATCTCCAGACCGCGATCGAGGTGTTGCGCGACTTCCGGTTCGACGAGCAACGCGGTGCCACGATGATCGCGCGCGAACCGATCGGCGTGTGCGCGCTGATCACGCCGTGGAACTGGCCGATGAACCAGACCTGCGTGAAGATATTCCCGGCGCTGGCCACGGGCTGCACGATGATCCTGAAGCCGCCGCAGCTCGCGCCGTTCTCGGCACAGATCCTGACCGAGATCCTGCACACCGCAGGCGTCCCGGCCGGCGTGTTCAACATGATCCAGGGCAGCGGCAGCGTGATCGGCACCGCGCTGTCGAAGCATGACGATATCGACATGGTCTCGTTCACCGGTTCGGAGCCGGTCGGCGTGCAGATCCAGCAGGATGCCGCGCCGACGGTCAAGCGCGTCGCGCTCGAACTCGGTGGCAAGAGCCCCTTCATCGTGCTCGACGACGACGCGCTCGCCGCCAATGTTGGTGCGGCGACGGCGGGGATGATGGGCAATTCGGGGCAGACCTGCAGCGCGGGGTCGCGGTTGCTGGTTCCAGCGTCCCGCCTCGACGAGGCGATCGCCGCTGCGCGCGACGCGGCGGACGGTGTCACGGTCGGCGACCCCAAGGGCAATGTCGCGATGGGCCCCGTCGTGTCTCGCGCGCAATTCGACAGTATCCAGGGCTATATCCAGCAGGGACTGGACGAAGGCGCGACGCTGGTCGCGGGCGGGCTCGGCCGGCCCGACGGGATCGACCAGGGCTGGTTCGTCAGGCCGACGGTCTTCGTCGGCACCAACGCGATGAGCATCGCGCGCGAGGAGATCTTCGGGCCGGTGCTGGTGATCATCGGCTATGACGATGTCGATCACGCGGTCGGGATCGCCAACGATACGACCTTCGGTCTCGCCGGTTACGTCAACGGCACCGACCTCGAGCAATGCCGCGCGGTCGCGCGCCGGCTGCGGACCGGATGGATCAGCATCAACGGCGGGTTCGATTTTCATGCGCCGTTCGGCGGGTACAAACACAGCGGCAATGGTCGCGAATGGGGCGATTTCGGGTTTCACGAATATCTCGAGATCAAGTCGCTGCTCGGATACGCCCCGGCGTGA
- a CDS encoding gluconolaconase produces the protein MTDGPSRYTAPAAATAAEGWTLSRATPPSRLYGANGLRTGRNGRLYVAQVTASQISAVDIESGAVEAISPMGGGIVAPDDIVFDDAGNIFATEITLGQVSMLAPDGTVRIIQGDMPVANPITMYQGRLIAGECRIGARIMELSLDGSAPRVILDNVPMANAFEVGPDGKLYFPVMGTNEIWRVSLDGGAPEVVAGNLGVPDSVKFDSRGWIVTTQVASGEVLRIDPVSGSREVLAQLGPGLDNVSFVGDRIFVSSIPGEITEILGGGQVRPVIPRGLQWPLGLACGADGTIFVADGAFGYTLSDCALTLAGMIFYPGSPGYLRGVVAAAAGEWIVTTGLGAVARYRPGAGESEVLATGYDQLMGVDLARDGAVVFVEYATGRVLSAKDGDVTVLASGLDKPMGVAIGADGTVYVAEAGRVVKIEGGKAQTVVDNLARPQGLAASGDRLFVVDSVAKTVSEIDPVARTTRVIATNLPVGAPAGVTPRFLGAIGDMAGPMIPFADIAVAPDGTLYVSGDAEGSVIALRAV, from the coding sequence GTGACCGACGGGCCGAGCCGCTACACCGCGCCTGCCGCCGCGACCGCCGCCGAGGGATGGACGCTGTCGCGCGCGACGCCGCCGAGCCGCCTGTACGGCGCGAACGGCCTGCGCACCGGGCGCAATGGCCGGCTCTACGTCGCGCAGGTCACGGCGAGCCAGATCAGCGCGGTGGATATCGAGAGCGGGGCGGTCGAGGCGATTAGCCCGATGGGCGGCGGGATCGTCGCGCCCGACGACATCGTGTTCGACGATGCCGGCAACATCTTCGCGACCGAAATCACCTTGGGACAGGTCAGCATGCTGGCGCCCGACGGCACGGTGCGGATCATCCAGGGCGACATGCCGGTCGCGAACCCGATTACTATGTACCAGGGCCGCCTGATCGCGGGCGAATGCCGGATCGGCGCGCGGATCATGGAGTTGAGCCTCGACGGCAGCGCGCCGCGCGTGATCCTCGACAATGTGCCGATGGCCAACGCGTTCGAGGTCGGGCCCGACGGCAAGCTGTATTTCCCGGTGATGGGCACTAACGAGATCTGGCGCGTCAGCCTCGACGGCGGCGCGCCGGAGGTCGTGGCGGGCAATCTGGGCGTGCCCGATTCGGTCAAGTTCGACAGCCGGGGCTGGATCGTGACGACTCAAGTGGCGAGTGGGGAGGTGCTGCGGATCGATCCGGTGAGCGGCAGCCGCGAGGTTCTGGCGCAGCTCGGGCCAGGGCTGGATAACGTCAGCTTCGTCGGCGACCGTATCTTCGTGTCGAGCATCCCCGGCGAGATTACCGAGATCCTCGGCGGGGGGCAGGTCCGTCCGGTCATCCCGCGCGGGCTGCAATGGCCGCTGGGGCTGGCATGCGGGGCGGACGGGACGATATTCGTCGCAGACGGGGCATTCGGCTACACACTGAGTGACTGCGCCCTGACGCTCGCGGGCATGATCTTCTATCCCGGGTCGCCGGGCTATCTGCGCGGCGTGGTCGCGGCCGCGGCCGGCGAATGGATCGTCACGACCGGCTTGGGCGCCGTCGCGCGCTACAGGCCGGGAGCGGGGGAAAGCGAAGTCCTGGCGACGGGATACGACCAACTGATGGGCGTAGACCTGGCGCGCGACGGCGCCGTGGTGTTCGTGGAATATGCCACCGGACGAGTGCTGTCGGCGAAGGATGGCGACGTCACGGTGCTGGCGAGCGGACTCGACAAGCCGATGGGCGTCGCGATCGGCGCCGACGGCACCGTGTATGTCGCGGAAGCCGGGCGCGTCGTGAAGATCGAGGGGGGCAAGGCGCAGACCGTCGTAGACAATCTGGCGCGGCCGCAGGGGCTGGCGGCCTCCGGGGACAGGCTGTTCGTCGTCGACAGCGTGGCCAAGACGGTGAGCGAGATCGATCCCGTCGCGCGGACGACGCGTGTCATCGCCACCAACCTCCCGGTCGGAGCGCCCGCCGGGGTGACGCCCAGGTTCCTGGGCGCGATCGGCGACATGGCCGGTCCGATGATCCCGTTCGCCGACATCGCCGTGGCACCGGACGGGACGCTCTACGTATCGGGCGATGCCGAGGGCAGCGTGATCGCCTTGCGGGCCGTCTGA
- the cysN gene encoding sulfate adenylyltransferase subunit CysN translates to MTGLVQDSVYQTEALIAEDIDAYLDQHQHKTMLRFITCGSVDDGKSTLIGRLLYDSKMIFEDQLEALTADSKRVGTQNGEIDFALLVDGLAAEREQGITIDVAYRFFSTEKRKFIVADTPGHEQYTRNMVTGASTADLAVILIDARKGVLTQTRRHSYLAHLIGIKNLVLAINKMDLIGYDQTRYDAILADYTTFANSIGITAFTAMPISGFKGDNISLRSDAMPWYDGPTLMEHLETVEVSVDDDRAKPFRMPVQWVNRPNLDFRGFSGQVATGSVGPGDRVRVLPGGKTSTISRVVTLDGDLDQAVAGQSVTLCLADEIDCSRGNVIVLADAPPETADQFETTLVWMDDEPLVVGRAYWLKLGTQTVSATVREPKYQLNINTMDHLAAKTLDLNAIGVAEIITDRPLVFEPYAQNRTLGGFILIDRISNATVAAGMLHFSLRRAQNVHWQATDIRREEHAALKNQQPRVLWFTGLSGSGKSTIANEVEKALALMNRHTFLLDGDNVRHGLNKDLGFTEADRIENIRRVGEVAKLMADAGLIVLTAFISPFRAERDMIRAMLPPGEFIEIFVETPLEVAEQRDVKGLYKKARDGQLKNFTGIDSPYEAPTNAEIRVNTVEMTPAEAAEFIVRQIMPLK, encoded by the coding sequence ATGACCGGACTCGTCCAGGACTCCGTCTATCAGACCGAAGCGCTGATCGCCGAAGACATCGATGCCTATCTCGACCAGCATCAGCACAAGACGATGCTGCGCTTCATTACCTGCGGATCGGTCGACGATGGCAAGTCGACGCTGATCGGTCGTCTTCTGTACGATTCTAAGATGATCTTCGAGGACCAGCTCGAGGCGCTCACCGCCGACAGCAAGCGCGTCGGCACGCAAAATGGCGAGATCGACTTCGCCCTGCTCGTCGACGGTCTCGCGGCCGAGCGCGAGCAAGGCATCACGATCGACGTCGCCTATCGCTTCTTCTCGACCGAGAAGCGCAAGTTCATCGTCGCCGACACGCCGGGACACGAACAATATACCCGCAACATGGTCACCGGCGCGTCGACCGCAGACCTTGCGGTCATCCTGATCGACGCCCGCAAGGGCGTGTTGACGCAGACGCGGCGGCATAGCTACCTGGCCCATCTGATCGGCATCAAGAACCTGGTGCTGGCGATCAACAAGATGGACCTGATCGGCTACGACCAGACGCGCTACGATGCGATCCTCGCCGATTACACGACGTTCGCGAACAGCATCGGCATCACTGCGTTCACGGCGATGCCGATCTCGGGCTTCAAGGGCGACAATATCTCGCTCCGGTCGGACGCCATGCCGTGGTATGACGGCCCGACCCTGATGGAGCATCTCGAAACCGTCGAGGTTTCCGTCGACGATGACCGGGCTAAGCCGTTCCGGATGCCGGTGCAGTGGGTCAATCGCCCCAATCTCGATTTCCGCGGCTTCTCCGGCCAGGTGGCGACCGGCAGCGTCGGGCCCGGCGACAGGGTCCGGGTCCTTCCCGGCGGGAAGACGAGCACGATCAGTCGCGTCGTCACGCTGGACGGTGATCTGGACCAGGCCGTGGCCGGCCAATCGGTGACGCTGTGCCTGGCCGACGAGATCGATTGCTCGCGGGGGAACGTCATCGTCCTTGCCGATGCCCCCCCCGAGACCGCCGACCAGTTCGAGACAACGCTCGTATGGATGGACGACGAACCGCTCGTCGTCGGTCGCGCCTATTGGCTGAAGCTCGGGACGCAGACCGTCTCGGCGACCGTGCGCGAGCCGAAATACCAGCTGAACATCAACACGATGGACCATCTCGCGGCAAAGACGCTGGACCTCAACGCCATCGGGGTCGCCGAGATCATCACCGATCGCCCGCTCGTGTTCGAACCCTATGCGCAGAACCGGACGCTGGGCGGCTTCATCCTGATCGACAGGATCTCCAACGCGACCGTGGCGGCGGGGATGCTGCACTTCAGCTTGCGTCGCGCGCAGAACGTCCACTGGCAGGCGACCGATATCCGACGCGAGGAGCATGCCGCGCTCAAGAACCAGCAGCCGCGGGTCCTGTGGTTCACCGGCCTGTCCGGCTCGGGCAAGTCGACGATCGCCAACGAGGTCGAGAAGGCGCTCGCGCTGATGAACCGGCACACGTTCCTGCTGGACGGCGACAATGTCCGACACGGGCTCAACAAGGATCTGGGCTTTACCGAAGCCGATCGCATCGAGAACATCCGGCGCGTCGGCGAAGTCGCGAAACTGATGGCCGATGCCGGGCTGATCGTGCTGACGGCGTTCATTTCGCCGTTCCGCGCCGAGCGCGACATGATCCGCGCCATGCTCCCGCCGGGCGAATTCATCGAGATTTTCGTCGAGACACCGCTAGAGGTGGCGGAACAGCGCGATGTGAAGGGCCTCTACAAGAAGGCGCGCGACGGTCAGCTTAAGAACTTCACCGGTATCGATAGTCCCTACGAGGCGCCGACCAATGCCGAGATTCGCGTGAATACCGTCGAGATGACGCCTGCCGAAGCGGCGGAGTTCATCGTCCGCCAGATCATGCCGCTCAAATGA
- the cysD gene encoding sulfate adenylyltransferase subunit CysD: MTHVLTHLERLEAEAIHIMREVFAEAEKPVMLYSVGKDSAVMLHLARKAFYPSPPPFPLLHVDTTWKFQEMYKLRDRMAAESGMELLVYKNPEAIARGINPFDHGALHTDMWKTEGLKQALDMFGFDAAFGGARRDEEKSRAKERIFSFRTARHGWDPKKQRPELWDLYNARKSKGESIRVFPISNWTELDVWQYIQLNDVPIVPLYFAGKRPTVERDGMLLMVDDDRFPLEPGEVPVERSIRFRTLGCYPLTGAVESTASTLPEIIQETLLTTTSERQGRAIDKDAGGAGMEKKKQEGYF; the protein is encoded by the coding sequence GTGACGCACGTCCTGACTCACCTCGAACGCCTCGAAGCAGAGGCGATCCACATCATGCGCGAAGTCTTCGCCGAAGCCGAAAAGCCGGTGATGCTCTATTCGGTCGGCAAGGATTCGGCCGTGATGCTGCATCTGGCGCGGAAGGCCTTCTATCCCTCTCCCCCGCCCTTCCCGCTGCTGCACGTCGATACGACGTGGAAATTCCAGGAAATGTACAAGCTGCGCGACCGGATGGCCGCCGAAAGCGGCATGGAGCTGCTGGTCTACAAGAACCCCGAGGCGATCGCGCGCGGGATCAACCCGTTCGATCACGGCGCGCTCCACACCGACATGTGGAAGACCGAAGGACTGAAACAGGCGCTCGACATGTTCGGATTCGACGCCGCATTCGGAGGCGCCCGCCGCGACGAAGAGAAGAGCCGCGCCAAGGAACGCATCTTCTCGTTCCGCACCGCACGCCACGGCTGGGATCCCAAGAAGCAGCGCCCCGAACTCTGGGACCTCTACAACGCGCGCAAGTCCAAGGGCGAGAGCATCCGCGTCTTCCCGATCAGCAACTGGACCGAGCTCGACGTCTGGCAGTACATCCAGCTCAACGACGTGCCGATCGTGCCGCTGTATTTCGCCGGCAAGCGCCCGACGGTCGAGCGCGACGGCATGCTGCTGATGGTCGACGACGACCGCTTCCCGCTGGAACCCGGCGAAGTCCCGGTGGAGCGCTCGATCCGCTTCCGAACGCTCGGCTGCTATCCGCTGACCGGCGCGGTCGAGAGCACGGCATCGACGTTGCCGGAGATCATCCAGGAAACGCTCCTCACCACCACCAGCGAGCGGCAAGGCCGCGCGATCGACAAGGACGCCGGCGGCGCGGGCATGGAAAAGAAGAAGCAGGAAGGGTATTTCTGA
- a CDS encoding 3'(2'),5'-bisphosphate nucleotidase CysQ → MTVPESDERLAERLATEAGAILLRLQADSGLDGKALGKAGDEQANAFLMQSLRAARPDDAILSEEEQNDTRRCAVSRAWIVDPLDGTREYGEGRTDWAVHVALAIDGVAVVGAVALPGLGLTLSSGAPVKLQPAGSPLRMLVSRTRPASEAVAVAREVGAELVPMGSAGAKAMAVVRGEADIYLHTGGQYEWDNCAPIAVAQAAGLHVSRADGSPLAYNCADPYLPDLLICRAELADRVLALVRALPAA, encoded by the coding sequence ATGACGGTGCCAGAGAGCGACGAGCGGCTGGCCGAACGGCTCGCGACGGAGGCGGGTGCAATCCTTCTTCGGCTGCAGGCGGACAGCGGCCTTGACGGCAAGGCGCTGGGCAAGGCCGGCGACGAACAGGCCAACGCGTTCCTCATGCAGTCGCTCCGCGCCGCGCGGCCCGACGACGCGATCCTGTCGGAAGAGGAACAGAATGATACGCGGCGCTGCGCGGTCAGCCGCGCGTGGATCGTCGATCCGCTCGACGGCACGCGCGAATATGGCGAGGGTCGGACCGATTGGGCGGTGCACGTCGCGCTGGCGATCGATGGCGTCGCGGTGGTCGGCGCGGTCGCGCTGCCCGGACTCGGACTGACTTTGAGCTCGGGCGCGCCGGTGAAGCTCCAGCCCGCCGGCTCGCCATTGCGCATGCTCGTCAGCCGCACCCGCCCCGCGAGCGAAGCGGTTGCGGTCGCGAGAGAGGTCGGCGCCGAGCTCGTGCCGATGGGCTCGGCAGGGGCCAAGGCCATGGCGGTCGTACGCGGCGAGGCCGACATCTACCTCCACACCGGCGGACAATATGAATGGGACAACTGCGCGCCGATCGCGGTGGCGCAGGCAGCCGGGCTACACGTGAGCCGCGCGGACGGATCGCCGCTGGCCTACAATTGCGCCGACCCGTATCTGCCCGACCTGTTGATCTGCCGCGCCGAATTGGCCGATCGCGTGCTGGCGTTGGTGCGGGCACTGCCGGCCGCCTGA